The following proteins are co-located in the Pyrococcus abyssi GE5 genome:
- a CDS encoding Gfo/Idh/MocA family protein: MVRFGVISYAHPHALRYAATIRANRRAKLVAISGDGANSGLAKIEAKKYGAKFYQDYEKLLRDESVEAVYIAIETYRHKEVAIRAAEEGKDILLEKPIALTLEDGKEIVKAARKAGVKLMVPFNPRFTQPLQKAKEMIEKGEIGKLEYIYTISEYVKPPMFLEGIDTSWFFDIKKSGGGGFMDTAPHGIDSLFWLTESEPIRVYADIGPKIWGFQVDDIGTALIEFKNGVIAVLTAGWANPKGYPYGLEIKYYIVGDDGFLDIRSAYPDFTVYQDKTEKIFWERADVEGIVNAFIDAIQQDKEPPITGEDALKNLAVVLAAYESSKTGKAVKVEL, from the coding sequence ATGGTTAGGTTTGGGGTAATAAGTTATGCTCATCCCCACGCTTTAAGGTACGCCGCAACCATCAGGGCGAATAGGAGGGCTAAGTTAGTTGCCATATCTGGAGATGGAGCCAACTCGGGATTGGCTAAGATTGAGGCTAAGAAATATGGAGCAAAGTTCTACCAGGACTACGAGAAGTTGCTCAGGGATGAAAGCGTTGAGGCAGTGTACATAGCCATAGAAACTTACAGGCACAAAGAGGTCGCAATTAGGGCGGCCGAAGAAGGAAAGGACATACTCTTGGAGAAGCCAATAGCCCTAACGCTTGAAGACGGAAAGGAGATAGTTAAAGCTGCCAGAAAAGCTGGAGTAAAATTGATGGTTCCGTTCAATCCAAGGTTCACCCAGCCACTCCAAAAAGCTAAAGAGATGATAGAGAAAGGTGAGATAGGCAAGCTTGAATACATATACACGATATCAGAGTACGTAAAACCACCGATGTTCTTGGAAGGGATAGACACAAGCTGGTTCTTCGACATTAAGAAGAGCGGTGGAGGAGGGTTCATGGATACGGCACCTCACGGAATAGATTCGCTCTTCTGGCTCACCGAAAGCGAACCCATTAGGGTTTATGCCGATATAGGACCGAAGATATGGGGATTTCAAGTTGATGACATAGGAACGGCATTGATAGAGTTCAAGAACGGAGTTATAGCAGTGCTAACAGCTGGCTGGGCAAATCCAAAGGGCTACCCCTATGGTCTTGAGATAAAGTACTACATCGTGGGAGACGATGGATTCCTAGATATAAGGAGTGCATATCCGGACTTCACCGTTTACCAGGATAAAACAGAAAAGATATTCTGGGAGAGGGCAGATGTTGAGGGAATCGTTAATGCATTCATAGACGCAATTCAGCAGGACAAGGAGCCACCGATAACCGGAGAGGATGCCTTAAAGAACTTAGCGGTTGTTTTAGCAGCATATGAATCATCAAAAACAGGGAAAGCGGTAAAAGTAGAGCTCTAA
- a CDS encoding protein-L-isoaspartate(D-aspartate) O-methyltransferase gives MDLYERWKRTVEMLEREGIIRSLEVKEAFLKYPRYMFVEDRYKSYAHIDEPLPIPAGQTVSAPHMVAIMLEIAKLKEGMNVLEVGTGSGWNAALISYIVKTDVYSIERIPELVEFAKRNLERAGVKNVHVILGDGSKGFPPKAPYDVIIVTAGAPKVPEPLVEQLKPGGRLIIPVGSYHLWQELLEVVKKKSGEIKVRNHGGVAFVPLIGEYGWRE, from the coding sequence ATGGATCTTTATGAGAGGTGGAAGAGAACTGTAGAGATGCTGGAGAGAGAAGGTATAATAAGGAGTCTTGAAGTTAAGGAGGCCTTTCTTAAGTATCCTAGGTACATGTTCGTTGAAGATAGGTACAAAAGCTACGCCCATATAGATGAGCCCCTCCCAATCCCCGCTGGTCAAACCGTTAGCGCTCCTCACATGGTTGCAATAATGTTGGAGATAGCAAAGCTCAAGGAGGGCATGAACGTTCTGGAGGTTGGAACAGGGAGTGGGTGGAATGCTGCCCTCATAAGTTACATAGTTAAAACCGACGTTTACTCGATCGAACGAATACCCGAGCTAGTTGAGTTTGCAAAGAGGAACCTTGAAAGGGCTGGCGTTAAGAATGTTCACGTTATCTTGGGGGATGGAAGCAAGGGATTTCCGCCGAAGGCTCCATATGACGTTATAATAGTTACTGCAGGTGCTCCTAAAGTTCCCGAGCCCTTGGTAGAGCAGTTAAAGCCTGGAGGTAGGCTTATAATTCCCGTAGGCAGTTATCACCTTTGGCAGGAGTTGCTCGAAGTCGTGAAAAAGAAGAGTGGGGAGATAAAAGTTAGGAACCACGGTGGCGTTGCATTCGTTCCCCTCATAGGCGAGTACGGGTGGAGGGAATGA
- a CDS encoding HAD-IB family phosphatase, with the protein MKKLMAFDLEGTLTDMISWEMLHRKFGTCEKAKKHAELFFSGKISYEEWARLDASLWVGRRKEEVEETFKDVKLKPGAQELASWLKGNGFKIAIISGGLMCLAKKIANILNVDHVYANELVFKDGKVTGDVIVRVTFDNKGEILNELKRALRPKVTVAVGDWKNDVPMFKVADVSISLGHDHADYNARDLYEVKRILEELFQGTEKL; encoded by the coding sequence ATGAAGAAGTTAATGGCCTTTGACCTGGAAGGGACACTAACGGATATGATAAGCTGGGAGATGTTACATAGGAAGTTTGGAACGTGTGAAAAAGCTAAGAAGCATGCTGAGCTGTTCTTCTCTGGTAAGATAAGCTATGAAGAGTGGGCTAGGCTTGACGCGTCTCTTTGGGTAGGGAGGAGAAAGGAAGAAGTAGAAGAGACTTTTAAAGATGTTAAACTTAAACCCGGTGCCCAGGAGCTTGCTTCCTGGCTTAAGGGTAATGGGTTCAAGATTGCGATAATAAGTGGCGGCCTGATGTGCTTGGCTAAGAAGATAGCTAATATCTTGAACGTCGACCATGTTTACGCCAATGAGCTCGTCTTCAAGGATGGAAAAGTTACTGGCGATGTCATAGTTCGAGTGACCTTCGATAACAAGGGGGAGATACTGAATGAGCTCAAGCGAGCTTTGAGACCAAAGGTTACGGTTGCCGTCGGGGATTGGAAGAATGACGTTCCAATGTTTAAGGTTGCGGATGTCAGCATTTCCTTGGGGCATGACCACGCAGATTATAACGCCAGAGATTTGTACGAGGTCAAGAGAATTCTCGAGGAGCTTTTTCAAGGAACCGAAAAGCTTTAA
- a CDS encoding Gfo/Idh/MocA family protein, with product MPEKLKVGIIGCGNIFNLAHKPALKSLRTIAKVVAVMDIDEEAARKAGKELNAKVFTSLDEFLEQDMNVVEILTPTYTHAELAIEALKAGKHVIVEKPIALTVEEAEKMIKEAENQELKLFVGHVRRFDKRWIQIKDIIKSRNILPMQIRKIEVQHLPFPADYWYWDESKSGGVIVDLGVHVTDFLRWFFESEPIEVFAVGKAIRGEARVNKTHDHVVMFIKFEGGKTGIGEVSWSYPMPPKYGVFYHHLDIIGKNGRIRYTPMDTPVVGVVKSSFEMPRFSPMLSTFPQAFEAELRHFFECIKSSCEPVVTAQDALIALKIAEKAKESIKKGEPVKVEVN from the coding sequence ATGCCAGAGAAGCTCAAAGTTGGCATAATAGGATGTGGCAACATCTTTAATCTAGCGCATAAGCCGGCCTTGAAGTCCCTAAGAACAATAGCAAAGGTAGTAGCAGTTATGGACATAGATGAAGAAGCCGCAAGAAAAGCTGGAAAAGAGCTCAACGCAAAAGTCTTCACTAGTTTAGATGAATTCCTAGAGCAAGACATGAATGTTGTGGAGATATTAACACCAACGTACACTCACGCAGAGTTGGCAATAGAAGCACTAAAAGCTGGGAAGCACGTAATAGTGGAAAAGCCAATTGCATTAACCGTCGAAGAAGCTGAAAAAATGATAAAGGAAGCTGAAAACCAGGAATTAAAGCTATTCGTCGGTCACGTTAGGAGGTTCGATAAGAGGTGGATACAGATAAAGGATATCATAAAGAGCAGAAATATCCTACCAATGCAGATAAGGAAGATAGAAGTTCAACACCTCCCATTCCCAGCAGACTATTGGTACTGGGACGAGAGCAAGAGCGGTGGAGTTATCGTTGATTTAGGCGTTCATGTAACTGATTTCCTAAGATGGTTCTTTGAAAGTGAGCCAATTGAAGTCTTTGCCGTCGGAAAGGCTATTAGGGGAGAGGCGAGGGTAAACAAGACCCACGACCATGTTGTTATGTTCATAAAGTTCGAAGGCGGAAAAACTGGAATAGGAGAAGTTAGTTGGAGCTATCCAATGCCGCCGAAGTACGGTGTATTCTACCACCACTTGGACATAATTGGAAAGAACGGTAGGATTAGGTACACTCCGATGGACACACCAGTAGTTGGAGTTGTTAAAAGCTCATTTGAAATGCCAAGGTTCTCACCGATGTTGTCAACGTTTCCGCAAGCATTTGAGGCAGAATTAAGACACTTCTTTGAGTGCATAAAGAGCAGTTGTGAGCCTGTAGTTACTGCTCAAGACGCTTTGATAGCCCTCAAGATAGCGGAGAAGGCTAAGGAGAGTATTAAGAAGGGAGAACCCGTTAAGGTGGAGGTGAACTGA
- a CDS encoding METTL5 family protein, whose product MKKKELEIELSKLTGFKNPKHWLEQYRTPGRVASELLWMAYTLGDIEGKVIADLGAGTGVLSYGALSLGAKKVYAVEVDEDAVEILKTNLKKFEGKFEVFIGDVSSFKVRVDTVIMNPPFGSQRKHADRPFLLKAFEISDVVYSIHLAKPEVRSFIEKFSQDNGFLITHRLTTNLEIPAQFFFHRKRIERISVDIYRFLRLGGEYGSL is encoded by the coding sequence ATGAAGAAGAAGGAACTCGAGATAGAGCTCTCAAAGTTAACTGGGTTCAAGAATCCAAAGCACTGGCTAGAGCAATATAGAACTCCTGGACGAGTCGCTTCTGAACTTTTATGGATGGCTTACACGCTGGGTGATATAGAAGGAAAGGTCATAGCGGATTTGGGTGCGGGAACTGGTGTTCTCAGTTACGGGGCTCTAAGTTTAGGTGCTAAAAAGGTCTATGCCGTTGAAGTAGACGAGGATGCTGTTGAGATTTTGAAAACCAATCTTAAAAAATTCGAAGGAAAGTTTGAAGTGTTCATTGGAGACGTGTCATCTTTTAAGGTTAGGGTAGATACAGTAATCATGAATCCCCCATTTGGAAGTCAAAGGAAGCATGCTGATAGGCCTTTCCTCCTGAAGGCTTTCGAGATTAGTGATGTTGTATACTCGATTCACTTAGCTAAGCCTGAAGTTAGAAGCTTCATTGAGAAGTTCTCCCAGGATAATGGCTTTTTAATAACCCACAGGTTGACAACAAACTTAGAAATTCCGGCCCAATTTTTCTTCCACAGGAAGAGGATTGAAAGAATAAGCGTCGATATATATAGATTCCTGAGGCTGGGTGGTGAGTATGGATCTTTATGA
- the tpiA gene encoding triose-phosphate isomerase, translating to MELKEPIIAINFKTYIEATGKRALEIAKAAERVWKDTGVTIVVAPQLVDLRMIAENVEIPVFAQHIDPIKPGSHTGHVLPEAVKEAGAVGTLLNHSENRMILADLEAAISRAKEVGLITMVCSNNPAVSAAVAALDPDYVAVEPPELIGTGIPVSKAKPEVITDTVELVRKVNPKVKVLCGAGISTGEDVKKAIELGTVGVLLASGVTKAKDPEKAIRDLVSGIIRKD from the coding sequence ATGGAGCTTAAGGAACCAATAATTGCTATAAATTTTAAGACGTACATAGAGGCTACTGGAAAGAGGGCCCTTGAGATAGCAAAGGCCGCTGAGAGGGTTTGGAAGGACACGGGAGTGACAATAGTGGTTGCCCCTCAGCTCGTTGATCTTAGGATGATAGCTGAGAACGTTGAGATTCCAGTTTTTGCCCAGCACATAGATCCCATAAAGCCCGGAAGTCACACTGGCCATGTTCTCCCCGAAGCTGTAAAGGAGGCTGGAGCCGTTGGAACTTTGCTTAACCACTCGGAGAACAGGATGATACTTGCAGACCTTGAGGCCGCAATATCTAGGGCCAAGGAAGTTGGGCTCATAACGATGGTATGCTCGAACAATCCAGCGGTAAGTGCGGCTGTAGCAGCTCTAGACCCTGACTACGTTGCAGTTGAGCCTCCAGAGTTAATCGGAACTGGTATTCCGGTTAGCAAGGCCAAGCCGGAGGTTATAACTGATACCGTTGAACTCGTGAGGAAGGTGAACCCGAAGGTTAAAGTTCTTTGTGGGGCTGGAATTAGCACGGGAGAGGATGTTAAGAAAGCTATAGAGCTTGGAACAGTCGGAGTTTTGCTGGCGAGTGGCGTTACAAAGGCAAAAGATCCAGAAAAGGCCATAAGGGATTTGGTTTCAGGAATAATAAGAAAAGATTAG
- a CDS encoding bifunctional ADP-dependent NAD(P)H-hydrate dehydratase/NAD(P)H-hydrate epimerase gives MKMEDVYIWDLNAKWLGITPFQLMENAGSGVARIIEERFGKGLKVAVFCGTGNNGGDGFVTARHLSFENDVTVFLIGDETKIRSEEAKLNWSILKNLEFVKIKILKDSSQVKKLSLEEFDVIVDALLGAGTRGEPREPIRSAIEKINEYHGKAKIVSIDLPSGYPSKVRVKCDFAVTFQWDKEEYRDFDRVIVKIGYPRELYHLIGPAHVKFAFKRKGEHKGQNGKILIIGGSENYYGAPYLAGKASSYLVDLVYLLTPERVARRIDDPNLIVREVPGDNLRGEHIELALELSERVDAVVIGPGIGTKEETKEFVLEFIKKVEKPMVIDADGLKIIAEDLDALKNRKFVLTPHAGEFKLLFGVKPGGSLVEKSKLVKEKAEEINGVILLKGAYDIVSDGKVWLYNKTGNRGMTTGGTGDVLAGVVGSFLALGNEPLRAASAGAFLTGFSGDLVYEEKGEAFTALDVANKIPLALKRILEL, from the coding sequence ATGAAAATGGAAGATGTCTACATTTGGGATTTAAATGCCAAATGGCTTGGAATAACGCCGTTCCAGCTAATGGAAAACGCAGGTTCAGGAGTTGCTAGGATAATAGAGGAGAGGTTTGGAAAAGGGTTAAAGGTGGCCGTATTCTGCGGAACAGGGAATAATGGCGGAGACGGCTTCGTCACAGCTAGACACCTTAGCTTTGAAAACGACGTAACGGTTTTCCTCATAGGAGATGAAACAAAGATAAGGAGTGAGGAAGCCAAGCTAAACTGGTCCATTTTAAAGAACCTTGAATTCGTAAAGATAAAGATTCTAAAGGATTCAAGCCAAGTGAAAAAGTTAAGCTTAGAGGAATTCGACGTTATAGTGGATGCACTCCTGGGGGCTGGAACTAGAGGCGAACCCAGGGAACCTATAAGGTCGGCGATAGAGAAGATAAACGAATACCATGGGAAAGCAAAGATAGTTAGCATAGATCTTCCAAGCGGTTATCCCAGCAAAGTTAGAGTTAAGTGCGACTTTGCAGTAACCTTCCAGTGGGATAAGGAGGAGTACAGGGATTTTGATAGGGTTATAGTTAAGATAGGCTACCCCAGGGAGCTCTACCATTTAATTGGGCCAGCCCACGTTAAGTTCGCCTTCAAGAGGAAAGGAGAGCACAAGGGACAAAACGGGAAAATTCTGATTATAGGGGGCAGCGAGAACTACTATGGAGCCCCTTACCTAGCTGGAAAAGCATCGAGCTATTTGGTGGACTTGGTCTACTTATTAACACCGGAGAGAGTTGCGAGGAGGATAGACGACCCCAACTTAATAGTCAGGGAGGTTCCAGGAGATAACTTGAGAGGGGAACACATAGAATTGGCCCTCGAACTTTCAGAAAGGGTGGATGCAGTAGTAATTGGGCCCGGAATAGGAACCAAGGAAGAAACCAAGGAATTTGTTCTCGAGTTCATAAAGAAGGTTGAGAAACCCATGGTTATAGATGCCGACGGGTTGAAGATAATAGCTGAAGACCTAGATGCGCTTAAGAATAGGAAGTTCGTGTTGACTCCCCACGCTGGAGAGTTCAAGCTACTCTTTGGAGTTAAACCAGGAGGAAGCTTAGTCGAGAAATCCAAACTAGTCAAGGAGAAGGCTGAAGAAATCAATGGAGTTATACTTCTCAAGGGAGCTTACGATATAGTAAGCGATGGAAAAGTATGGCTATACAACAAGACAGGCAATAGGGGAATGACGACCGGGGGAACCGGAGATGTCTTGGCAGGTGTCGTCGGTTCCTTCCTAGCCCTCGGGAATGAACCATTAAGAGCCGCGAGTGCGGGAGCGTTTCTAACGGGGTTCTCAGGAGACTTAGTGTATGAAGAAAAAGGAGAAGCCTTCACAGCTCTGGACGTGGCCAACAAGATACCACTAGCTTTGAAGAGAATACTAGAGCTCTAG
- a CDS encoding B12-binding domain-containing radical SAM protein has protein sequence MARIVLTTDETLTSTYHDVPLLDFLGCAPYDKIPKWVFRFLDSQIPDENGILTQAPYGLRKVEAALLRCCPREDIVVAHPRKVEMFIDENTEVVALYEMDPLGLGPVTMMFTNGGQWRSYTYVKFRELIERINRIRESRKLKFKIVVGGPGAWQLEMRRDERERLKIDHVVIGEVEHVACEIFQDIINENASETVFIRGWPKVEEIPTIVSPSYKGLVEVMRGCGRGCRFCEPNLRVARFIPLEKIESEIKVNMNAGIDHAWLHSEDIFLYKVEDRKNFYPNAEAVIELFEMARKYTRNVNPTHGTVAGALAVPGMIEEISRIVEANENHWIGIQVGMETADPEIIGRLMNNKMKPFSPEEWPWVLLNGTYVFNKNYWFPAYTTILGLPGDNDDAEIMTARLIITMEKELEEKLGNRAHFTVTPLAFVPMGVLKGEEFYRVEDMITYGQFLHLYYAWKHLAKEILKGLPKVMRGNPFLIPFFPLARLGVRIVLRQIEKWGKKKGFEVKKLEPLDIRIEVDEFRWNYKPSLAEAY, from the coding sequence ATGGCAAGGATAGTACTGACGACCGATGAAACTTTAACAAGCACGTATCACGACGTCCCATTGCTGGATTTCCTGGGATGTGCTCCCTATGATAAGATTCCTAAGTGGGTCTTCAGGTTCCTAGATTCTCAAATTCCAGATGAAAATGGCATCTTAACTCAAGCTCCCTACGGCCTTAGAAAAGTGGAGGCAGCATTGCTGAGATGCTGCCCCAGGGAAGACATCGTCGTCGCTCATCCCAGGAAAGTTGAGATGTTCATAGATGAGAATACTGAGGTAGTAGCCCTATACGAGATGGATCCCCTTGGCTTAGGGCCCGTAACGATGATGTTCACGAATGGAGGCCAATGGAGGAGCTACACTTACGTGAAGTTTAGAGAGCTTATCGAGAGGATAAACAGGATTAGGGAAAGCAGAAAACTGAAGTTCAAAATCGTGGTCGGGGGTCCTGGGGCTTGGCAACTCGAGATGCGTAGGGATGAAAGGGAAAGACTCAAGATAGACCACGTCGTCATTGGGGAAGTTGAACACGTAGCATGTGAGATATTCCAAGATATAATCAACGAAAACGCAAGTGAAACGGTCTTCATTAGGGGATGGCCCAAAGTTGAGGAGATACCAACCATCGTCAGTCCATCATATAAAGGGCTAGTGGAGGTCATGAGGGGTTGTGGGAGGGGATGCCGCTTCTGCGAGCCGAACCTTAGGGTTGCTAGGTTCATCCCATTGGAGAAGATAGAATCCGAAATAAAAGTTAACATGAATGCTGGAATAGACCATGCATGGTTGCACAGCGAAGATATATTCCTTTACAAGGTCGAGGACAGGAAAAACTTCTATCCAAATGCAGAGGCTGTCATAGAGCTCTTTGAAATGGCGAGGAAGTACACCAGGAACGTTAATCCAACTCACGGAACCGTTGCCGGAGCATTAGCAGTTCCAGGGATGATAGAAGAAATCTCAAGGATAGTTGAGGCGAATGAAAACCACTGGATAGGGATTCAAGTTGGAATGGAGACTGCCGATCCTGAGATAATAGGGAGGTTGATGAACAACAAAATGAAGCCGTTCTCTCCAGAGGAGTGGCCCTGGGTGCTTTTAAATGGAACGTACGTCTTTAACAAGAACTACTGGTTCCCAGCGTATACGACGATATTAGGCCTACCTGGAGACAATGACGATGCTGAGATAATGACTGCCAGGTTAATAATAACCATGGAGAAGGAATTAGAAGAGAAACTAGGGAATAGAGCACACTTTACGGTTACACCGTTAGCCTTCGTCCCGATGGGAGTGCTTAAGGGTGAGGAATTCTACAGGGTAGAGGACATGATCACGTACGGCCAGTTCTTGCACCTATACTATGCTTGGAAGCATTTAGCGAAAGAAATTCTAAAGGGATTGCCCAAGGTCATGAGGGGTAATCCATTCCTAATCCCATTCTTCCCCCTCGCTAGGCTAGGGGTTAGGATTGTGCTTAGGCAGATAGAGAAGTGGGGAAAGAAGAAGGGATTTGAAGTGAAGAAGCTGGAGCCCCTCGATATAAGGATAGAAGTTGATGAGTTCAGGTGGAACTATAAGCCAAGCCTTGCGGAGGCCTATTAA